From a region of the Salvelinus alpinus chromosome 2, SLU_Salpinus.1, whole genome shotgun sequence genome:
- the LOC139557701 gene encoding calcium/calmodulin-dependent protein kinase type 1-like isoform X2, with translation MPLGDDGHSWKKKTSDVKENYDFKEILGTGAFSEVVLAEEKRTQKLVAIKCIPKKALEGKENSIENEIAVLHKLKHANIVSLEDIFESKTHLYLIMQLVSGGELFDRIVEKGFYTEKDASKLIQQILDAVKYLHDMGIVHRDLKPENLLYDSMEEDSKIMISDFGLSKIEGSGSVMSTACGTPGYVAPEVLAQKPYSKAVDCWSIGVIAYILLCGYPPFYDENDAKLFEQILKADYEFDSPYWDDISDSAKDFIVHLMEKDPRIRYTCDQALQHPWIAGDTALDKNIHESVSAQIKKNFAKSKWRQAFNATAVVRHMRRLQLGTSQEGPSQTTLPSPLRAHLLLPEATETEHTTESPCEGCCSQSADGGAERDPLSNCTYRCHPTSLV, from the exons GGGGGCTTTCTCCGAGGTGGTCCTAGCAGAAGAGAAGAGGACCCAGAAACTGGTGGCCATCAAATGCATCCCTAAGAAAGCCCTGGAGGGCAAAGAGAACAGCATTGAGAACGAGATTGCTGTCCTACACAA gttAAAACATGCCAACATTGTTTCCCTGGAGGACATATTTGAGAGTAAAACCCACCTCTACTTGATTATGCAGCT GGTGTCTGGTGGGGAGCTGTTTGATAGGATTGTGGAGAAGGGATTTTACACAGAGAAAGATGCCAGCAAGCTCATTCAGCAGATCCTGGATGCTGTTAAATACCTCCATGACATGGGCATCGTACACCGCGACCTGAAG CCGGAGAACCTTCTGTACGACAGTATGGAGGAGGACTCTAAGATCATGATCAGTGACTTTGGCCTGTCCAAGATTGAGGGATCTGGAAGTGTCATGTCCACAGCCTGCGGAACACCAGGATACGTGG CCCCTGAAGTGTTGGCCCAGAAACCCTACAGCAAGGCGGTGGACTGCTGGTCTATCGGGGTCATCGCATACATCCT TTTGTGTGGATACCCTCCGTTCTATGACGAGAATGATGCCAAGCTCTTTGAGCAGATCCTGAAGGCTGACTATGAGTTTGACTCTCCGTACTGGGACGATATCTCTGACTCAG CCAAAGACTTCATAGTTCACTTGATGGAGAAGGACCCCAGGATACGCTACACATGTGACCAGGCTCTGCAGCACCCCTG GATCGCTGGTGACACAGCTCTAGATAAGAACATCCATGAGTCTGTCAGTGCCCAGATCAAGAAGAACTTTGCCAAGAGCAAGTGGAGG caagcgtTTAACGCCACGGCAGTGGTGCGTCACATGAGGCGTCTGCAGCTGGGCACCAGTCAGGAGGGCCCCAGCCAGACCACCCTGCCCAGCCCCCTCCGAGCCCACCTGCTGCTGCCCGAGGCCACAGAGACAGAGCACACCACTG AGTCTCCGTGCGAGGGATGCTGCTCCCAGAGTGCTGATGGGGGGGCTGAGCGCGACCCCCTCTCCAACTGCACCTACCGCTGCCATCCAACCAGTCTGGTCTGA
- the LOC139557701 gene encoding calcium/calmodulin-dependent protein kinase type 1-like isoform X3 — protein sequence MQLVSGGELFDRIVEKGFYTEKDASKLIQQILDAVKYLHDMGIVHRDLKPENLLYDSMEEDSKIMISDFGLSKIEGSGSVMSTACGTPGYVAPEVLAQKPYSKAVDCWSIGVIAYILLCGYPPFYDENDAKLFEQILKADYEFDSPYWDDISDSAKDFIVHLMEKDPRIRYTCDQALQHPWIAGDTALDKNIHESVSAQIKKNFAKSKWRQAFNATAVVRHMRRLQLGTSQEGPSQTTLPSPLRAHLLLPEATETEHTTESPCEGCCSQSADGGAERDPLSNCTYRCHPTSLV from the exons ATGCAGCT GGTGTCTGGTGGGGAGCTGTTTGATAGGATTGTGGAGAAGGGATTTTACACAGAGAAAGATGCCAGCAAGCTCATTCAGCAGATCCTGGATGCTGTTAAATACCTCCATGACATGGGCATCGTACACCGCGACCTGAAG CCGGAGAACCTTCTGTACGACAGTATGGAGGAGGACTCTAAGATCATGATCAGTGACTTTGGCCTGTCCAAGATTGAGGGATCTGGAAGTGTCATGTCCACAGCCTGCGGAACACCAGGATACGTGG CCCCTGAAGTGTTGGCCCAGAAACCCTACAGCAAGGCGGTGGACTGCTGGTCTATCGGGGTCATCGCATACATCCT TTTGTGTGGATACCCTCCGTTCTATGACGAGAATGATGCCAAGCTCTTTGAGCAGATCCTGAAGGCTGACTATGAGTTTGACTCTCCGTACTGGGACGATATCTCTGACTCAG CCAAAGACTTCATAGTTCACTTGATGGAGAAGGACCCCAGGATACGCTACACATGTGACCAGGCTCTGCAGCACCCCTG GATCGCTGGTGACACAGCTCTAGATAAGAACATCCATGAGTCTGTCAGTGCCCAGATCAAGAAGAACTTTGCCAAGAGCAAGTGGAGG caagcgtTTAACGCCACGGCAGTGGTGCGTCACATGAGGCGTCTGCAGCTGGGCACCAGTCAGGAGGGCCCCAGCCAGACCACCCTGCCCAGCCCCCTCCGAGCCCACCTGCTGCTGCCCGAGGCCACAGAGACAGAGCACACCACTG AGTCTCCGTGCGAGGGATGCTGCTCCCAGAGTGCTGATGGGGGGGCTGAGCGCGACCCCCTCTCCAACTGCACCTACCGCTGCCATCCAACCAGTCTGGTCTGA